One window from the genome of Bacillus weihaiensis encodes:
- a CDS encoding TetR/AcrR family transcriptional regulator: protein MTRGKDQRTKILDAAMNIFGKNGYYETKIVDIAEQAGVSKGTIYIYFSSKEELYIEAHEREFRQYLAHLHHEVGKFTTFKEKLLCIAEKQLVVFYKDRQTPNKYLQAYNNDPKMIKCLHDFLDHYHKYVVTLMRSEGISNPEEHAKAFIGMLESYKRDIFFNPNFDYAMLLQTVLFVVELFLNGCQKD, encoded by the coding sequence TTGACAAGAGGGAAAGACCAAAGAACTAAAATTTTAGATGCAGCAATGAATATTTTTGGGAAAAATGGGTATTACGAAACGAAGATCGTAGATATTGCTGAGCAGGCAGGTGTCTCAAAAGGGACGATTTATATTTATTTTTCTTCAAAGGAAGAACTCTATATTGAGGCACATGAACGGGAATTTCGTCAATATTTAGCCCACCTTCATCATGAAGTTGGTAAATTTACAACATTTAAAGAAAAACTTTTGTGCATTGCCGAAAAGCAATTAGTGGTTTTTTATAAAGATCGCCAGACACCTAATAAATATCTGCAAGCCTACAATAACGATCCCAAAATGATTAAATGCTTGCATGACTTTCTTGATCATTATCATAAATATGTTGTTACATTAATGAGATCTGAGGGAATAAGTAACCCAGAGGAGCATGCGAAGGCGTTTATTGGAATGTTAGAGAGCTATAAGCGTGATATCTTTTTTAATCCCAACTTCGACTATGCCATGCTGCTTCAAACCGTTCTTTTTGTTGTTGAGTTATTTTTAAATGGATGTCAAAAGGATTAA